The genomic window ATAGCTATCCTGTCAATcatatgtgtttatttgtctAAGAAAATCACAAAAACGTTCCAAAATAAGAAGCTAATGTTTGTCATCTCTACGattatcaaaataaatttcaattCATCCTCTGACcagcaaatataaatatatacaaatacgTATTTCTCTTGCCCCATGATGACCAGCTGTAGATTATTATTCAAAAATATACAACGGTTTTTAATCAGTGAACAGTGATAGGAGGCAATTTGGAACAACCGtcttattaaaaattaaaaattattgaTCTGTTTTTTGGAAAAACCCAAAAAGTTCAGACAAACCATTTATTAAAGACACGTGGAAGATCTATGACCTTCCTAAAGATGGTCTTGTAGGTAAATCTTGTCCCAGGAGAGGCAAAGGAGGAGAGAGCAGCTTGGGGGTCAGACATGAGAGAAGTTTACTACTATAAACTACTACTACAAACAGGACACATTCCTCTTGTAATTCTGAACATCTGGTACCCATGttacttcttttttctctccagcGTGGGTATTTTGGGTTAGTCAAAATAAGCCATATGTGAAATCTTCACACTGCTTTCCACTCTGGTGATAGCCTGTTATAGCTCTGCCCTGCATTTTCTTAGTTTACCTTGTTTATAGCTATTCTTGGGCATCCACTGCCAGCTCAAAGTTGTTTCGCTTATTTTTGAATGTGTGCTGCAATCTGTGATCACAAAGCTGTGAACGTGTATAGAAATTATTAGCTCTTTATGGTCCTGGCAGGACCATATTTGCCTCCATATTTGGCGCTTGCAAGGACAAAATGATTCATGACGCTGTGATGGAGTGAGCAATGATTTGGAAAAGTCATTTTAATATATTCTCGTGCGATATTTCCACCACTTCTGGTGACTGAGTTGCTACCATAGAAACAAGTATGTGTTGTTTTCCACACTGGAACATGCCAGCGTGAACATCACATCTGGCCTGGTGGGATGGGTTAAAAAGGCAAGCTGTTGCATTTTAGACAGCAGTCTGAGTTATAGCTGCAGGTTAAAAGTCAAGCTGACGGGCCATTTGTGGCTGAGCTTTGGGATACTGTTGACACTGTTGGAAATGAGGGGTCTGAGTGCAAAAACAATCGCACATTTCTTCAAAGAGAATCAGTGAGGCAGTCGGTTTCAGTGACTAGTTTGCTCCTTATTGTTGCACTTCCTCCTATCTAAGATTTCCATGTCAACCTCTGTTTATAAGCATTTGTGTcattggaggaagtaattagtCAAACACTAGTGTCATTCAGCTtgcgttatttttttaaagcagtcaTGAGGACATGAGATCCTAAATTTGTGCTTAGTTTCTAAATACAGATTACATAATATGGGGTTTAAATTGAGCCCAGAAAAACGGCTGCATCAGGTCATCTCGTGTGGCATTCAAGTGTTGCTGGTTTACATAACAAGTCTGATGACAGGTCCGGTAATAGGCCGGTACCCTGATAGCAGCATGTTGTGTTATGAAGAAATGTGCTGCCTGAACAATACTGAGACCAAAGAGTGAGAAGGAGATGCACGTCGTCTCCTTCAACAGGATGCCAAATGTCAACACAGGAAGTGAGGTCACGGTATAAGTCTTGAAAACGTTGTCATCAGTTTGCTGATGGCGCCAGAGACTCATAAAGACACTATGAATGAAACGAATGCTtacattatttgtttttttctgtttcccagAACTCTATGAACCTGCCTCCAGACAAAGCCCGGCTCCTCAGACAGTATGACAATGAGAAGAAGTGGGACCTGATCTGCGACCAGGTGAATTTGTGAACTTTGTATCATTAATTAGTAAACCTGCTGTAAGACTACACACACCTGTCCACATTTTGGTGTGGCTGACTGCAGCAACTTACATCACGCCGCTCTTTTGTGTATCTTCAGGAGAGGTTTCAGGTGAAGAATCCTCCTCACACCTACATCCAGAAGCTTCGCGGGTACTTAGATCCTGGAGTAACACGAAAGGTGGGACCGTACAAAAATCATAAAGTAGAACCCGGCTGATTGATGCGTGTCAAAGTCTACTTACAGGTTACACACACAACTTCTGTGACAGCTCTGATGCACCTTCTCCTTATCTCTGCTTGAGGCATTATCAACTGTTACCAGCTTAAAGTATCAGAAGTTCATTGGTCAGGTTGCAGGGTGTTTGACTTCTCTGGTTCTCCTTTATTCATCCTCTATTTTACAGTTCAGCCTGAAGATGAGGGCAACACTAAACCTGCTGAGTAggattattgttgtttttgaggAACTGAAAAGTTCTCATGAAAACTGCCTAGAAAGCACAGCTTCAATGTAACCTGTAATAACCAGCATTCGTTGTGTCTTACAGAAGTTTCGCAGGCGTGTGCAGGAATCTACAAAAGTCCTGAGGGAACTGGAGATTTCACTGAGGACAAATCACATTGGGTAATCATGTCTTAgcttctatttttctggtgAATTATGCAGGTCTATTCATCTAAAGCTCAAGGAAACCACATTATTGTTTTGCCCGGTAAAGAATATTCTATTGTgtgtccctgctgctgctgctgctgctgctgcagggacCCAGAGCTTTTTCTGGTGCCCAGATTCCCCCCTCCTATTGTTCCAACTGCCAAGCTCTGCAGCTCCACTTCATAGAGCTGGTGCTCATAATGCCCAGATGGTAGCCATTGTATGGCCTTGTCCACTCCCCCATAGAAGGCAGCAGGAAGCTTTGTTGTATGCCAGAGGGACAGGAAGCCCGGCTGACCATTGCTGAACCCAGTGAAAAGCACAAGAACAAACACAAGGATACATGTATGTTTACAGAAGTCTCGCATAGTAAAGCAAACCACATTTTTGCATTGCAGACTCAAAAGCAGTACATTTTCCTCCTCATCCATCACACACGTGGATGCTATTTTATCGATTCGTAGCCTTCAGTGTTGCAGACATGATCTACGTAATCCGTAGTCATGGAGGTGCTGCAGTGACTTGCCACTTAATCTGTGAACCAAAGTAAAACATACCTTCATTTTTTATGGACTTCATTGAGCCACGTGAATAACTCTTATACAATTTGCCTTCATCAATAaaggactttttctttttcaatgcaGTTTCCAGAAAGGCTCACAGGCAAAGGAAAAGGAGATCTATTTTCAGAAGACTTTTGTGGGTGGGATTAAGTGTAACAGATGCCGGTTTATTGTGTGTCTGAATCCTCAGCCCTGTCTGGTGTGTTATTCCTGAGATTGCCAAGAAAATCTGAAATAGCAACTGGTTGGAGAGAAGTACAGGGAGGAAAGAGTGAGGGTTCACAGCAACGAGGGAGGGGGGCAGGAAGCTGATGATCAAGCCCACCTCCTCgtcccccctcctccctcctggACCCGGTCTAGTTGCTTTGTTCgctttcctctgctcctctgctcacctctcttccttttccctcttcctccttccctccgCTGTCAGGGTCCTGATTGGTTTCCTGCCTAACTTGCCATTGGCTGACCAGCAATCTGTCATCACAGCCATCATTTCAAGACTATTTTAAGAACCTTTTACCTCATTCCATCTCCCCCTGGAGTTCCCTCAAAATGTGGGGAGGAGGTAAAGGGGTCTGTGGGGGAGGCAGACTAAATACTGTTGAGTGTCAGGGGTTCTTCCTGAGCCCAGCTCTCTTAGCCATATGCCCTCCACATTCTTTCTCTAGCTGCAATGGGAATTCCTTTGTTTGGAGAAAACTGGAGTGAGGAAAACTGAAGCCTTGCTCTGCTTTACTTTCCATGGaattttttccactttcttttAGAGCTATTGAAGAGCCGTCATCCCAAATAATTCTCATTTATTACAACTTTCGTctcatttttttgtaattatgttGCCTATAATAGTTACCGAAGTATCATTACCTGGATATATGGTAGATCTGTATAACTACAAATCAGTTGAACAAGTAGCATGATGTGTCCGAAAATTCAGCTGGATGTGAATGAAGCGGAATATGAAAGCTTAAATGCCTCTAAAAACTTCCAGCATTACTTAAATAACAACTATGAAAAGTTCAGCCAAAGTTGAACCAGTGTATGAATAATTTGTTTAAACCTGCCTGCTAGTCTATCCATGATTTACAATTACATTTAAAGCTACAATAAAGAGATCCACTAAAGAATAAAtagcaataagaaaaagaaagacaatatAAAGAATCTTCCTTTCACTTatgtaatttattaatttattagaaCAGTTGCTTAAAAACTCATTGATATTCGTTGCGGTTGAGAGAAGTACTGGGGCTCTACATCTAGTTACATTATCACACAGCCTTTCCTTATATACATCTGTACACATCTGTTTTATCAGTTGCTATTGTGATTCCACGTCACACAGTACAGTGATAAATGTTCCCTCAGCATTTTAAAGTTCATTCTTCTGTCACGTGCTCTGCTAGCTGTCCttatttcagttattatttgttctttttataaattaaaaaagaaaagcaaaacaaagcaaacccaAAAGGACAAATAACTGGTATTACATTTGATCAGCAGAAAAGCCAAAACTAGACCTGAGTTGTTCTAAACCAGTTCTTTAAGTACAAAAGGATTTATGAGAAGGCTTCAGAATAAGAAGAATCCTAGTTTTCtttatgtctctctctctctgttagtCGGTAACGGGCTGTCCGAAAGGATAAGGGTGTACTCTGGATCTGGCGCCCCGCTaacctctctctgctttcaTGCGTCACAGGTGGGTCAGGGAGTTCCTCAATGATGAAAACAGAGGTCTTGATGTCCTTGTTGAATACCTCTCCTTTGCTCAGTGTGCAGTCAtgtaagtacacacacacacacacacacacacacacacacacacacacacacacacacacacacacacacacacacacacacacacacacacacacctcttgaCCAAACCTTTCCTTAGGAACTGGGTTGGGCTGTGAATCCAGCTGCTGAGTCTTTTAGAGCCTGTGATATTAGTACATTGCATTCATTGGATGTATTTCCTGTGTCTTGTTGCATACTTTGTAACGTGAATGCATTTCTGGACGGATGCTACCTGGTTGAGTGCTGAGCTATACTTTGGGACAGAATCTGTGTGCTGAGCTTTATCGTGCAGCTTGATGACAGTTCTTGTGATAATGCCTGGCTCTCTACTAAGCTGCCTTGCAAACCTAACCTCCCCCATGCCTCTCATCTACACCCCTGTGCCTCTGTGTTGGCTTCTCTGTTTGTCTATGGCCCAGGTTGGATTTTGAGGGGCTGGAAAATTGGGAGGATAGCTTCTTGGACAAGTCTAAATCTTGGAGCAGGTCCATAGAGGATCTGCACCATACGAACGCCCAACCCTTCTGCAACACTCTGGTGCGCTCTGCCCGCCAGTCTGTTCTTCGGTACGTATTGCTAAGCAAGCTTCCCGCTATTAGCTTCCTCTGTTACTGCCTTGCTCTGCTAACCTTGAATGCTATATTTGCATGCAAGCCCATTGTCTTAGTACTGGTTTGTTAAAAAGTCTCTGACCTTTAGTGCtatctgtctctctttgttAACCGTTCTCCTTCATCTGCCCAGATGTGCATCTGCACTGTCCACAGATGAGATCCAGCTGTGAGCAGCAACATATGTTGGACAGTTGTGATTCTCCTCTTCACCACTGTAGAGACATGACTTAAAGACAGATAGGGTGTAAAGTCTGATCGGAAAAACAGATATTATATAAGGGTGCACAAAAATAGTCCACAAGGACAGACTCTAGacttataaatattatataaatatattgtcAGATAAATTACTACTGAACTGTTATTGGTAGAAGGTATAAAAAGTTTTTCCGCCCACATTTGTAACAaagtatggaaaaaaaaacatattcttGATGTATGGTTATCCCGATCATAAACCTTACCAGAACAGTTACCATGAAATGACTGTGCAATACAGTTACATAATAGCAGTCTGTGAACAGAATTCGGTCTGTTAACAGCAACAAGGAAACCAGGCATTTCCCATAATGCATCTGTAACCTCAAAAGCCATCTAAGTTTTTTTCTGTCAGACCTCATTCTCTgtaattttctctttctgtctctcgctGCGACACacttaaaacaaaaatcatagAAAATAGTAGATACACTTCAGAGCTCTGTTTGACTAACAGAATAGAAGCCAGAACATGAATTTCATTGCTGAATTTGCTTTAATGTGCTGAATCTGTTGCAGCTACGGCTCAGTCGCGAATAGCAAAACCATCAAGAACTCCCGCCTCGTGAGTCAAAAGGatgatgtgcatgtgtgcatcatGTGCCTGAGAGCAATCATGAACTACCAGGTACCAGGAACCACCTACAACCCACAATCAGATATGTCTCATAAACTTGGAGCATGATATGCTTCCTGTGCAGTCAAGTGCTGAACCTTTATGCAGGTTTTCTGACCacatcctctctgtctctctgtctctctccatgcAGTACGGTTTCAATATGGTCATGTCTCATGCACATGCAGTCAATGAAATTGCTCTCAGCTTGAACAATAAGAACCCACGGTAAGAACTCAGGACCCCTCCTCCATAAAAGCAGAGCCGGGCCAAACAAAAGGGGAAACCCTGCAGCCAATTCATACGATATGCTTCTCCGTGGGCCTCTGCTTCTCTCTGAAGTCGAGGATCAGAGGTGTATACACGGGTCGTTAAGGGAATGTTTTCTAAAGGGAGATTTGTGGTAAACCACTGAGACTGATTACTTCATAATAAAGTCTATGAGGGTAAACACGTAAAAACCATGGAAACACCCACCAAAGCTTCAGACATTAATGCAGATTATGACTTTTGAGCCCTGTATGTTAATATCTACACCAATTTTGAGGATGCTTGAATTTTGTGATAGAACATATAAaactgtactttttaaaaaaatgtagttgtattGATGAAAGTTTGGTGCATTTTCAGGACAAAAGCTTTGGTCCTTGAGCTGCTGGCTGCTGTTTGTCTTGTCCGAGGAGGTCATGAGATCATCCTTTCAGCATTTGACAACTTCAAAGAGGTGCCTATTGCaactttttaatgaatttttaacAAGCTCTCAAGTTGTTATGTTCAGGATTAAGTTGTAACATATCGCTGGCCTAGCTATGTCTGAATATACTAATCAAAATTTAAGTAACATCAATATAATTGCCCTAATTTCCCACATCACTGGCGTGCATAAAGGCATAAAGGTCAAGTGTAGCGGGCCGAAAACTGAGAAGCTCTGAGAGATTTTATCTATCTGAGGTTGCAAGCAAAGCTCTATGGTGGCGTGTCTGAGATTATTGGACTCATTAAGACATCAGATGTTAAGTAACCTTGAACAATAATCAGAGGATCACTTCCCAGTGGGAGCCAGTGAACCAGAAAGATTTGCTTAgcctttttgctttttgctcgTACAGTCACCTAAACTCCGGAACCAGACAAAATGCCTTACAGTCCAAAGCCTCAGCGAGACCCAAGAGCTAATCAACTCTCTAGTGGAAACAACATAGTACTGCTGTTTTTCCAAAATGATGCATTAACACAAAGTGACAGGTGTCTGAGATCTCACAGGGAGAAGGTCACGTTTGCTATTCATTctatgtttttattcatttcatttattcaacctttatttaaccaggaattCTCTTGAGATTAACATCTCTTTGTCAAGGTGGACCTGGCCAAGATCGATAGCAGTTGCTGTTCATTTGCAGAAGTCTTTATGAGAGCTCTGAACTCtcccaagaaaaaaaagcattcagCTGTAATGTGCTCTGACTGTTATTCTATGACTGAGGTGCCAAATAAGAGAATGCTGTTCTATAAAGCTCAGAGAAAAATCATAGCAGCTGTACTGGTCGTCAAATTTTAGATCCACAGCtacagtgtttgtgtgcaagGAAAAGGATTTTTATTTCATCAACTTAAGAAACAACGTAAGTCAAACACTGAGATTATGTTGTTTGCAAgtagaaaaacagaataaaagaaatAGTTGATTTACCCTGATTATGCTTTTGTTGATAGAGCTGTAACACATCAGTGAAAGCAGCAGTTTATCAGATATTTGTTATGTCCATAGCACAACATTATGAAGCCATTGGCTTCATTGATTTTGCTGCATACTTCATGAACACCTCAGCATTGTGGTTTGCTCCAAaggcatgattttttttcttaattaataaataaataatttgtaaAGTGCcatggacaaaaaaaaacatgtagtaTGGTTGATTTTAGGTGATAAATATAGGTAATATTTCCCTAAGGTACCACTTTGACATTCAATAAAAAACGTCCTTTCTCGGGTCTCTTATTTTTTGTCTACATCGGACAAAGTTTTTGTTCTACTTTGTAAACcagagaaaaaaatctttattttgctTCACCTGGTGTGTTTCAGGTTTGCAAAGAGAAGCATCGCTTCGAGAGACTGATGGATTACTTCCGCAGTGAAGAGGGAAACATTGACTTCATGGTAAGACAAGCGTTTAGTTACATACAGATGTGTCTTTTTTGTGTGAGAGTACATCCAtcagtacaaataaaaatgtctggCTCAAATGCCAAaggtattttttattattatctgtaTAAAGGAAAACACACTTTTATACAAGGTGCAAATGCAAAATCCAGTGGACTATATGTCAGTTTTAAGATAAAATATCCTGATACAGATTATACGTATCAAGTATATAAAGAATATTAATGAGCTGGTGTCTGTTTGCATTTGTTCTCCAGGTTGCTTGCATGCAGTTCATCAACATTGTGGTCCACTCAGTTGAAGACATGAACTTCAGAGTGCATCTGCAGTATGAATTCACCAAACTGGGACTAGATGACTTCCTGGAGGTAAAGAAATAATGTTGTGCTTAAACTGGGCCAATCGCTCTCATTGTCCACGTGGAGACTATTCGCGGAGTGTCACTAATGTTGAATTTATTCTCTCTCGTGCCAGAAATCTAAACACACGGAGAGCGACAAGCTGTCGGTTCAGATCCAGGCTTACCTTGATAACGTATTTGATGTGGGTGGCCTGCTAGAAGATGCCGAAACCAAGAATGCAGCGCTGGAGAAGGTGGAGGAACTGGAGGAGCACCTGTCCCACGTAAGTGCACCACCCAGTCTGGACCACCAACACTGCTCTCTATACACATTTATGAGATTGTTGTGGTTCACCAGCTATGTACTTAAGTTGGCTGTTTCTACATGGCAATTAGAAATCTACTCGGTGTTTGCACTTCACAAGTGGTTCAGGATAATAATTGGGTGGGGAATGCTGGAAAATGGAGTGCGTGAAACAATCTTATTATTGTTCTCGTGTTGGCTCGGTCTTTCTGGGCTATTGCCTTTGTATCCCACGCTGCTTTGCAAAGACCTTCTTCACATGGAAAGGTCGTAGGCAGCCCCTGACATCATTCTTggaatttgaaaacaaactCTGCTCTCAGAGGTCAGAAATGATGGGGGAGGAAGAGGGTGAAGATTCTCTCTGAATTCCTTAGCAAAGATGTGTAATGTAAAATCAAAACTGAGAGCTGTGTCATGTTATTGCTGCATCATGCTGCTCGCTGTATCTTATTTCTTAGTGATGATGCAGTGTATGGGGAGGAGGGATGGGGAAGTGGAGCTGGGAAAGATGCCCACTGTGTGGATCAAttctttccttctctcatcTCAGTGTTGCTCCATCTTCTCTTCTAGGTGACTGAGAAGCTTCTGGAGGTTGAGAATGAAACAATGATGAAAGTAGCCGATCTGGAGAAGCTGCTCATTCAGAAAGACAAGGAGCTGAACGTAATACGGGTAAGCCACAGTCCTATCGACGTGATATTTCTTGCTCTCCTCGCATCATAAAGGCTTCAGATTCCGTGCCTGTTAGCAGAGATCAGGTTCATATGCTTGTGGCTAAATTGCTGTATTAGCAAATTAGGTCACAAAGAGACAGGATGTTTGTTTAGCTTGTGGAGTCACTGTGCATTATGCTCTTTATCACCCCCTGGTGACTGCTCAGGAGACATACGAGTCAACCAGCACTCAGGTTAACACCCTGAGGAGGATGATCAAGGAGAAGGATGCTGCATTTCAGAGGCACTTCAACATTGAGAAGCGTCTGCTGGAGCTCGAACAGCAGGGCACCATCCGCTTGCACAAGAAACCTGATGGAGACATCGCCATCGAGCCGCTGGGCGTCGGCAGTGCCGGGATACCCTTGGGAAACATCGGAAAGCTGTCTTTGGGTTCAACGGCAGGGCTGACAGAACTAGGAGGACCCGACACAAGTTTACCACCAGCCAGCGAAGCACCTCCGCCTCCAccgcctcctccccctccccctcccctgcCATCTGCTTCAGGTGATGACAACACTGTGACTCGCAGTCTAGTGAttcatgtatatgtatgtgaaaGTTGACTTTCTCATCTGTGGACCCTCAGAGcagatttattttcagttcccTATATTTGTTCATTCGTGCCAAACCAAGTGATGGGTCACAGCAGTGTTCTTCTAAGCCAGACAGGAAAGGGAAACATAAGGCTGGTTTCCTTTGTCTCCGGAAAGGCCGCACTGACTGTTGGAGCACTTTCCAGCCTTTTATCCAAACTAGACTTTATCAGGTTTCACTAactttaaaaatcagttttcagCGATTGTCAGGCCGAGGTGGCAGCTCACGTAGAACACGAAGCTGTTGCTaaacatgcaataaaaataCTCTTCTGCATTAATTACAGGACACACTGCGCCagtcccaccaccaccacctcctccccttGCTCCTCCTCTGCCAGAAGCTTCCCCCTCTGTCATCTTGAGCGTAGGTCTGTCAGGTGAGCGTGCACACAAAATTAAACTTGGTTGTCTTTGCCTTCGATTTTGATGTTCAAGGTTGACTAGATCAGAGGATTGTGGGTGGCAGGAGGTAGAGTGGATTACTAATCTGAAGGTCGGTAggttgatccctggctcctctaGTCTGTGCGCTGAAGTGTCCAGAACTCTAAGATGCATCCGTCGGAGTATAAGTGTGTGAACGATAGGCGAAAATCACTTAGCCATAGAAAAAGATggttgtatgaatgtgtgtgagtggcTGAATAAAGCTTCGCGTTGAAAAGTGGTATATAAGTACCGTTCATTCTGAATTCAACGAACACTTTCTTCACCACAGCTATCAGGATCAAGAAGCCTATAAAGACCAAGTTCCGCTTGCCTGTGTTTAACTGGACGGCCTTGAAGCCCAATCAGATCAATGGCACAGTCTTCAACGAGATCGATGATGAACGTGTGCTAGAGGTAAATCAAGAAGATAAAACCTCTTTCATGTTAAGATGTAGGTCTTGGTTAATATGTGTCAAATTTGAATTTATGGTAAATTAGTATTAATCTCAGTAAAACTTTTCCATAGTCAAAAGCTCAGGTTTCTCTAGTCTCTTCCAGTTGAGTTCAAACCTTAATAAGAggaaaaagtaaagcaaaactaaacttAAATGATAAGAGCAGTGTGTCGCGAAATAACCAGCTTCATACCAACACCATAACACTTATGTGTTCAGGACTTTTAACATCAATTTAGAGCAAGTAAAAGTTGAGTTGTTATTCACATGcaggagctggagctggagagGTTTGAGGAGCTATTTAAGACGAGAGCCCAGGGTCCAGTTGTGGATCTTTCCTGCACAAAGAGCAAAGTAGCCAATAAGGTGGCAAACAAAGTCACACTTCTGGACGCCAATCGCTCCAAGAACTTAGCCATCACACTGCGAAAGGCTAACAAGACAACAGAAGAGATCTGCAAAGCCATAGAGAAGTATGCACCTGTCTTTTACGTAAACTTTACATACTTACATAATTTTCTGTGGAACAAGTTACAGGTAACGTGTTATCTTCACTCAGGTTTGACCTCAAGGCCTTACCTGTCGACTTTGTGGAGTGCCTGATGCGTTTCCTGCCCACCGAGGCAGAAGTGAAGGTGATGCGTCAGTACGAGCGCGAGCGGCGTCCGCTGGATCAGTTAGCAGAGGAGGATCGCTTCATGTTGTTATTCAGCAAGATCGAGAGGCTGACGCAGAGAATGAACATTATCACCTTTGTTGGAAACTTTGCCGACAACGTGAGCATGCTCACGCCACAGCTCAACGCCATCATTGCTGCTTCTGGCTCAATCAAGTCGGCACCAAAGCTCAAGAGGATGCTTGAAGTGAGATGTGTTTGTTGACTTTCACAGCAGCAgcgtttgtattttttaatgcatataTTCACTCGGTGCTTTTGGTTTACTCGTAGATCATCTTAGCCCTAGGAAACTACATGAACAGCAGCAAACGAGGCTGCGTTTATGGTTTCAAATTACAAAGCCTTGATCTGGTGAGTAATCAGTAGTGATGTTTACTGGAATTCCAGTCAGCACAAAAGTGTGCTGCAgagtttattattaaattgCTTTTCCTAACAATGTTTTTTACACAGCTTCTGGACACTAAGTCTACAGACAGAAAGATGACATTGCTCCACTACATAGCTCTTATTGTGAAAGAGAAGTACCCTGAACTGACCAACTTCTACAATGAATTGCACTTTGTGGACAAAGCTGCAGCAGGTGAGCGTGCACCAAATATTAAACTCTGTCAGCAACCTCGTGGAGATGCAGTATTTTCACAGAAAGGTCAGGTGTTAACATCTGGATAAAACGCTACGTAATATACTTAAAATATGCTCTGATGTCTGCGTGCAAAGTGTCTCTGGAAAACGTCCTGCTGGATGTTCGAGAGCTGGGGAAAGGCATGGACCTCATCCGGAGAGAGTGCAGTCTCCACGACCACTCAGTCCTGAAAGGTTTTGTCCAGGCTAGTGACTCACAGCTGGACAAGCTACAGAAGGACGCCAAAATGGCAGAGGTATCCGACAGCGTCTTCACCTCCAAAACCTCAAATTATCCGCTggaacaaatgaaaatgaaaccttTTTCGTTCATTCATCTCACTGACATCTGATGCGCAGCCACTAACTCGACAGTGTTTACAAACATTCTCTTTCCCAATTCCAGGAAGCCTTTAACAGTGTGGTGAGCTACTTTGGAGAAAGTGCCAAGACGGCTCCACCCTCCGTGTTCTTCCCTGTGTTTGTGCGCTTCATCAAGGCGTACAAGGTGAGGACGCCAAGCAGAAGCTACATCTCTGTAGCTTTCCTCACTTCCTCAGCTGGTCATTTGGGAAGTTCCCTGGTTATCTGTCAGCCTTGCTGAGAGCAGAGCGGGGCAGAGCTTTGGCTGCTTTTGTGGCACAGGACGTGGCGTATACTCCCAGGCCAAATAACAGGAAAGGCCAGCTGGGTCTGACTTTAGAAGCTGCAGCTGTGGTGTTTAGACtcgtc from Astatotilapia calliptera chromosome 20, fAstCal1.2, whole genome shotgun sequence includes these protein-coding regions:
- the fmnl3 gene encoding formin-like protein 3 isoform X2; translation: MGNIESVDGQSEMKQHIMPLKVPMPDPTELEEKFAIVLNSMNLPPDKARLLRQYDNEKKWDLICDQERFQVKNPPHTYIQKLRGYLDPGVTRKKFRRRVQESTKVLRELEISLRTNHIGWVREFLNDENRGLDVLVEYLSFAQCAVMLDFEGLENWEDSFLDKSKSWSRSIEDLHHTNAQPFCNTLVRSARQSVLRYGSVANSKTIKNSRLVSQKDDVHVCIMCLRAIMNYQYGFNMVMSHAHAVNEIALSLNNKNPRTKALVLELLAAVCLVRGGHEIILSAFDNFKEVCKEKHRFERLMDYFRSEEGNIDFMVACMQFINIVVHSVEDMNFRVHLQYEFTKLGLDDFLEKSKHTESDKLSVQIQAYLDNVFDVGGLLEDAETKNAALEKVEELEEHLSHVTEKLLEVENETMMKVADLEKLLIQKDKELNVIRETYESTSTQVNTLRRMIKEKDAAFQRHFNIEKRLLELEQQGTIRLHKKPDGDIAIEPLGVGSAGIPLGNIGKLSLGSTAGLTELGGPDTSLPPASEAPPPPPPPPPPPPLPSASGHTAPVPPPPPPPLAPPLPEASPSVILSVGLSAIRIKKPIKTKFRLPVFNWTALKPNQINGTVFNEIDDERVLEELELERFEELFKTRAQGPVVDLSCTKSKVANKVANKVTLLDANRSKNLAITLRKANKTTEEICKAIEKFDLKALPVDFVECLMRFLPTEAEVKVMRQYERERRPLDQLAEEDRFMLLFSKIERLTQRMNIITFVGNFADNVSMLTPQLNAIIAASGSIKSAPKLKRMLEIILALGNYMNSSKRGCVYGFKLQSLDLLLDTKSTDRKMTLLHYIALIVKEKYPELTNFYNELHFVDKAAAVSLENVLLDVRELGKGMDLIRRECSLHDHSVLKGFVQASDSQLDKLQKDAKMAEEAFNSVVSYFGESAKTAPPSVFFPVFVRFIKAYKDAVEENEQRKKQEEAMREKLLAQEAKQHDPKVQAQKKRHQQQELIAELRRRQAKDHRPVYEGKDGTIEDIITDLRNQPFLRADALIRSGWKRP
- the fmnl3 gene encoding formin-like protein 3 isoform X3, whose amino-acid sequence is MGNIESVDGQSEMKQHIMPLKVPMPDPTELEEKFAIVLNSMNLPPDKARLLRQYDNEKKWDLICDQERFQVKNPPHTYIQKLRGYLDPGVTRKKFRRRVQESTKVLRELEISLRTNHIGWVREFLNDENRGLDVLVEYLSFAQCAVMLDFEGLENWEDSFLDKSKSWSRSIEDLHHTNAQPFCNTLVRSARQSVLRYGSVANSKTIKNSRLVSQKDDVHVCIMCLRAIMNYQYGFNMVMSHAHAVNEIALSLNNKNPRTKALVLELLAAVCLVRGGHEIILSAFDNFKEVCKEKHRFERLMDYFRSEEGNIDFMVACMQFINIVVHSVEDMNFRVHLQYEFTKLGLDDFLEKSKHTESDKLSVQIQAYLDNVFDVGGLLEDAETKNAALEKVEELEEHLSHVTEKLLEVENETMMKVADLEKLLIQKDKELNVIRETYESTSTQVNTLRRMIKEKDAAFQRHFNIEKRLLELEQQGTIRLHKKPDGDIAIEPLGVGSAGIPLGNIGKLSLGSTAGLTELGGPDTSLPPASEAPPPPPPPPPPPPLPSASGHTAPVPPPPPPPLAPPLPEASPSVILSVGLSAIRIKKPIKTKFRLPVFNWTALKPNQINGTVFNEIDDERVLEELELERFEELFKTRAQGPVVDLSCTKSKVANKVANKVTLLDANRSKNLAITLRKANKTTEEICKAIEKFDLKALPVDFVECLMRFLPTEAEVKVMRQYERERRPLDQLAEEDRFMLLFSKIERLTQRMNIITFVGNFADNVSMLTPQLNAIIAASGSIKSAPKLKRMLEIILALGNYMNSSKRGCVYGFKLQSLDLLLDTKSTDRKMTLLHYIALIVKEKYPELTNFYNELHFVDKAAAVSLENVLLDVRELGKGMDLIRRECSLHDHSVLKGFVQASDSQLDKLQKDAKMAEEAFNSVVSYFGESAKTAPPSVFFPVFVRFIKAYKDAVEENEQRKKQEEAMREKLLAQEAKQHDPKVQAQKKRHQQQELIAELRRRQAKDHRPVYEGKDGTIEDIITAEKKINDSISHS